One genomic segment of Falco biarmicus isolate bFalBia1 chromosome 15, bFalBia1.pri, whole genome shotgun sequence includes these proteins:
- the DBNDD1 gene encoding dysbindin domain-containing protein 1 isoform X2, producing MEAPGAAGTAELGKETLATEHPVGTPTHGPAPETPGAPAEEQGGIPIPSTSLLQVTERRQPLSSVSSLEVHFDLLDLTELTDVSDQELAEVFADSDEENVAGELPGGERVGPAAACPSRPVHPSIPEPSVPAGLQLQAVPRAGYLRSPSWTRAREQGREKKHLSDPELPPGPPDACLPAERPREP from the exons ATGGAGGCTCCGGGAGCGGCCGGCACCGCAG AGCTTGGCAAGGAGACCCTGGCCACAGAGCACCCGGTGGGGACCCCCACTCACGGGCCAGCACCAGAGACCCCCGGAGCccctgcagaggagcagggtggcatccccatccccagcaccagcctgctgcaggtCACTGAGCGCAGAC AGCCCCTGAGCAGCGTCTCCTCGCTGGAGGTGCACTTCGACCTGCTGGACCTGACGGAGCTGACCGACGTCTCGGACCAAGAGCTGGCTGAGGTCTTCGCCGACTCAGACGAGGAGAACGTGGCCGGAGAACTGCCCGGTGGTGAGCGAGTGGGGCCAGCCGCAGCCTgtccgtcccggcccgtccATCCGTCCATCCCTGAGCCGtctgtccctgcagggctgcagctgcaggccGTGCCGCGGGCCGGGTACCTGCGCTCGCCCTCCTGGACCCGCGCCCGGGAGCAGGGCCGGGAGAAGAAGCACCTCAGTGACCCGGAGCTGCCACCAGGACCCCCGGacgcctgcctgcctgccgaGCGGCCGCGGGAGCCCTAA
- the GAS8 gene encoding dynein regulatory complex subunit 4, with translation MAPKKKADKKADKKADKKADKKADKKAENKAKGSKAPAVVDGLSPVEMSKEQLQKHVVRLREELDREREERNYYQLERDKIHTFWEITRQQLEEKRAELRNKDREMEEAEERHQVEIKVYKQKVKHLLYEHQENLTEVKVERTLSMKQAQNDHWAQEIELRKDMGSLRVELKEQELAHEVVVKNLCLKQKEEITRLCNVFEGQVKEIEAKYTKKMQMLRDELELRRKTEIHNVEERKNNHISELMRNHEKAFSDIKNYYSDTTTKNLAFISLLKEQMEEVKKRENHLEKENTNMLLQNNKQKESLRQVQEQVSELQKKLTHYDKDKAALMNTKALLKVTQKELKDLRWEHEVLEQRFVKVQAERDELYQKFTKAINEVQQKTGFKNLLLERKLKGLLSVLEKKEVELSEVLAASSLDPSAISLVSHKLEDMLNSKNSTIKDLQFQLARACKAHNDMLQTFEAKLTAFGIPLDNLGFKPLVSPVAGQVLGQGPAGLVAVPT, from the exons ATG gcaCCTAAAAAGAAGGCAGACAAGAAGGCAGACAAGAAGGCAGACAAGAAGGCAGACAAGAAGGCAgacaagaaggcagaaaacaaagcGAAAGGGAGCAAAGCTCCAGCAGTGGTGGATGGCTTGTCCCCAGTGGAGATGAGCAAGGAGCAG ctgcagaagcatgTTGTGCGCCTCCGGGAGGAGCTGGACCGGGAACGGGAAGAGCGCAACTATTACCAGCTAGAGCGTGACAAGATTCACACCTTCTGGGAGATCACCcgccagcagctggaggagaagcgAGCAGAGCTGCGGAACAAGGACCGGGAaatggaggaggcagaggagcgGCATCAAGTGGAGATCAAG GTTTACAAGCAGAAGGTGAAGCACTTGTTGTACGAACACCAGGAAAACCTCACCGAGGTGAAGGTGGAGCGCACTCTGTCCATGAAGCAGGCCCAGAATGATCACTGGGCCCAGGAAATAGAGCTGCGGAAAGACATGGGCTCCTTGAGAGTGGAGCtgaaggagcaggagctggcacaTGAGGTGGTGGTGAAAAACCTGTGTCTG aaacaaaaggaggagaTCACCCGGCTGTGCAACGTCTTTGAGGGACAAGTGAAAG AGATTGAGGCCAAGTACACCAAGAAGATGCAAATGCTGCGGGATGAGCTTGAATTGCGGAGGAAGACTGAGATCCACAACgtggaggagaggaagaacaACCACATCAGCGAGCTGATGAGGAACCATGAGAAAGCCTTCAGTGACATCAAGAACTACTACAGTGATACCACCACCAAAAACCTGGCCTTCATCAGCTTGCTGAAG GAGCAGATGGAGGAGgtgaagaagagagagaatcACTTGGAAAAGGAGAATACAAACATGCTGCTCCAGAACAACAAGCAGAAGGAGTCCCTACGGCAGGTCCAGGAACAGGTGTCTGAGCTGCAGAAGAAGTTGACCCACTATGACAAGGACAAGGCAGCCCTGATG AACACAAAAGCCCTTCTGAAAGTCACCCAGAAGGAACTGAAGGATCTTCGGTGGGAACACGAAGTACTGGAGCAGAGGTTTGTTAAG GTGCAGGCGGAGCGAGATGAGCTCTACCAGAAGTTCACCAAAGCCATTAACGAAGTGCAGCAGAAAACAGGGTTCAAGAACCTGCTCCTGGAGCGCAAGCTGAAAGGACTGCTCAGCGtcctggagaaaaaggaggtgGAGCTCAGCGAGGTCCTTGCAGCCTCCAGCCTCGACCCAAGCGCAATCTCCTTGGTCTCGCACAAGCTGG AGGACATGCTCAATTCCAAGAACTCCACCATCAAGGACCTGCAGTTCCAGCTGGCCCGAGCCTGTAAG GCACACAATGACATGCTGCAGACGTTTGAGGCAAAGCTGACAGCCTTTGGCATCCCCCTGGACAACCTGGGCTTCAAGCCCCTGGTGAGCCCCGTGGCGgggcaggtgctggggcagggcccTGCGGGACTCGTTGCTGTGCCCACCTGA
- the LOC130159323 gene encoding LOW QUALITY PROTEIN: cadherin-1-like (The sequence of the model RefSeq protein was modified relative to this genomic sequence to represent the inferred CDS: deleted 4 bases in 4 codons), translating into MSPCTFSHLLLLLDMLVFPEHGHGLQRQKRDWVIPPINCPENERGPFPKKLVQIKSNRDKETTVFYSITGQGADTPPVGVFTVERETGWLEVTKPLDREEIDKYVLFSHAVSANGQPVEDPMEIIITVTDQNDNRPIFTQAVFNGTVLEGAEPGTHVLQVLATDQDDMVNSNNGIVLYSILRQTPGWPQPHMFAINPSTGAIFVTAAGLVAQMVPEYTLESRRLTWTGYGLQATATVLIKVQAKDPPEMANGPLTTHVLNTATGLPAAGLAIRLSQLQEPGQQWTELVQRWTDADGRCLPLLAVGQAEAGTYKLRFETAAYWQGLGHASFYPFVEVVFTITDASQKLHIPLLISPYSYTTYRGS; encoded by the exons ATGTCACCCTGCACCTTCTcccacctccttctcctgctg GACATGCTGGTCTTCCCTGAGCATGGCCATGGCCTCCAGCGGCAGAAGAGGGACTGGGTCATC CCCCCCATCAACTGCCCCGAGAACGAGCGGGGACCCTTCCCCAAGAAGCTGGTGCAG ATCAAATCCAAC AGGGACAAGGAGACCACAGTTTTCTACAGCATCACGGGGCAGGGGGCGGACACCCCCCCCGTGGGCGTCTTCACCGTCGAGCGG GAGACGGGGTGGCTGGAGGTGACGAAGCCGCTGGACCGGGAGGAGATA GATAAATACGTC CTCTTCTCCCACGCCGTGTCGGCCAACgggcagcctgtggaggaccccatggAGATCATCATCACCGTCACAGACCAGAATGACAACCGGCCCATCTTCACCCAGGCAGTTTTCAATGGCACCGTACTGGAGGGGGCTGAGCCAG GCACCCATGTGCTGCAGGTGCTGGCCACGGACCAGGACGACATGGTGAACTCCAACAATGGTATTGTGCTCTACTCCATCCTGCGCCAGACGCcgggctggccccagccccacatGTTTGCCATCAACCCGAGCACTGGGGCAATCTTCGTGACTGCTGCAGGGCTAGTAGCACAG ATGGTCCCTGAATACACCCTGGAGTCCAGGCGGCTGACATGGACGGGGTACGGGCTGCAGGCCACTGCCACCGTCCTCATTAAAGTGCAG GCTAAAGACCCCCCCGAGATGGCGAATGGCCCCCTGACCACCCACGTGCTGAACACGGCGACGGGGCTGCCGGCCGCTGGCCTGGCTATCCggctgtcccagctgcaggagccgGGGCAGCAGTGGACGGAGCTGGTGCAGAG GTGGACAGATGCGGACGGGCGCTGCCTGCCCCTCCTGGCTGTGGGACAGGCCGAGGCCGGCACCTACAAGCTGCGCTTTGAGACGGCAGCGTactggcagggcctggggcATGCCAGCTTCTACCCCTTTGTGGAG GTTGTGTTCACCATCACCGACGCCTCCCAGAAGCTGCACATCCCACTGCTGATCAGCCCCTACTCCTACACAACGTACCGGGGCAGTTAG
- the DBNDD1 gene encoding dysbindin domain-containing protein 1 isoform X3, producing the protein MQAEARGDFCGRDQHPELGKETLATEHPVGTPTHGPAPETPGAPAEEQGGIPIPSTSLLQVTERRQPLSSVSSLEVHFDLLDLTELTDVSDQELAEVFADSDEENVAGELPGGLQLQAVPRAGYLRSPSWTRAREQGREKKHLSDPELPPGPPDACLPAERPREP; encoded by the exons ATGCAGGCCGAGGCCAGAGGGGATTTCTGCGGCAGGGACCAGCACCCTG AGCTTGGCAAGGAGACCCTGGCCACAGAGCACCCGGTGGGGACCCCCACTCACGGGCCAGCACCAGAGACCCCCGGAGCccctgcagaggagcagggtggcatccccatccccagcaccagcctgctgcaggtCACTGAGCGCAGAC AGCCCCTGAGCAGCGTCTCCTCGCTGGAGGTGCACTTCGACCTGCTGGACCTGACGGAGCTGACCGACGTCTCGGACCAAGAGCTGGCTGAGGTCTTCGCCGACTCAGACGAGGAGAACGTGGCCGGAGAACTGCCCGGTG ggctgcagctgcaggccGTGCCGCGGGCCGGGTACCTGCGCTCGCCCTCCTGGACCCGCGCCCGGGAGCAGGGCCGGGAGAAGAAGCACCTCAGTGACCCGGAGCTGCCACCAGGACCCCCGGacgcctgcctgcctgccgaGCGGCCGCGGGAGCCCTAA
- the LOC130159448 gene encoding LOW QUALITY PROTEIN: B-cadherin-like (The sequence of the model RefSeq protein was modified relative to this genomic sequence to represent the inferred CDS: inserted 2 bases in 1 codon; deleted 7 bases in 6 codons), with protein sequence PAAAADGPCGGPRSGLCPLFILIILLLLLPLLPAAAATPARTCVPRGLRRGPLPAQVTGAVGARLRPAPRMRSWARTGIGGAAPDPLPLAASPDGTEEPDVDVGVQKDGGPAPPGVARVLAVPPRGAAGRPDPAPLLARSRRSPQEHRGARAAPRRQKRDWVIPPIKVPENERGPFPKKLVQIKSNRDRDTKIFYSITGQGADAPPEGIFTIEKESGWMKVTQPLDRERIDKYHLFSHAVSENGKPVEEPMEIIVTVTDQNDNKPQFTQEIFRGSVPEGALPGTSVMQVTATDADDAVETYNGVIAYSILSQEPREPHPHMFTVNRATGALSVIASGLDRERVREYTLTVQAADLDGDGLTTTALAVIEIADINDNAPEFDPKTYEAAVPENEAGREVARLAATDLDEXEHAAWRAIYSILRGNEGGSFTITTDPTSNEGVLRTIKGLNYEAKKQFVLHVVVANEAPFAVKLPTATATVTVNVEDVNEAPVFDPLVQLAQVPEDVPPGQTLASCMAQDPDKGQGQRIKYLVGHDPAGWLTVHPENGLVMARDHLDRESPFTKNSTYTAILLAVDDGLPPATGTRTLLLTLLDVNDHGPEAEPRDITICNRSPQPQVLTITDRDLPPNTSPFRAELTHGSGDSWGREVGGEGDTVTLRLVAPLEPDLYSVYLRLLDRAAKPQLTVITARVCDCEGPTQSCPQRSQPATGLPFVLAALGALLACCVIMLLLLLLFMRRRKVTKEPLLLPEDDTRDNVFYYGEEGGGEEDQDYDLRQLHRGLDARPPRCCSAMMWPPPSCRPPQYRPRPANPDDIGTFIEENLKAADTDPTAPPYDSLLVFDYEGSGSEATSLSSLNSSASDRDQDYDYLNDWGSRFRKLADLYGGGEDDD encoded by the exons CCAGCGGCGGCAGCGGACGGGCCATGCGGGGGGCCGCGCTCCGGGCTCTGCCCGCTCTTCATCCTCatcatcctcctccttctcctcccgcTCCTCCCGGCGGCCGCCGCCACCCCGGCCCGGACGTGTGTcccccgggggctgcgccgcgggcCGCTCCCGGCACAGGTAACCGGCGCCGTCGGGGCGCGGCTCCGCCCGGCCCCCCGGATGCGCAGCTGGGCCCGCACCGGGATCGGGGGCGCCG cccctgacCCCCTCCCTCTTGCAGCTAGCCCCGACGGGACCGAGGAGCCCGACGTTGACGTTGGGGTGCAGAAGGATGGGGGCCCCGCACCACCTGGGGTGGCCAGGGTGCTCGCTGTACCCCCCCGGGGTGCTGCTGGCCGGCCAGACCCTGCCCCACTTCTTGCGCGGAGCAGGCGCTCCCCCCAG gagCACCGTGGGGCTCGTGCCGCTCCCAGGAGGCAGAAGCGGGACTGGGTGATCCCCCCCATCAAGGTTCCTGAAAACGAGAGGGGCCCCTTCCCCAAAAAGCTAGTTCAG ATCAAATCCAACCGGGACAGGGACACCAAGATCTTCTACAGCATcacggggcagggggcagaCGCCCCCCCTGAGGGCATCTTCACCATAGAGAAGGAGTCAGGCTGGATGAAGGTGACGCAGCCGCTGGACCGGGAGCGCATCGATAAGTATCAC CTCTTCTCCCATGCCGTGTCTGAGAATGGCAAACCGGTGGAGGAGCCGATGGAGATCATAGTCACGGTGACAGACCAAAATGACAACAAGCCCCAGTTCACACAGGAGATCTTCAGGGGCTCCGTGCCAGAGGGCGCTTTGCCGG GCACCTCTGTGATGCAGGTGACCGCCACGGATGCGGATGACGCAGTGGAGACCTACAACGGTGTCATCGCCTACTCCATCCTCAGCCAGGAGCCACGGGAGCCACATCCCCACATGTTCACCGTCAACAGGGCCACCGGCGCCCTCAGCGTCATCGCCAGTGGCCTTGACCGGGAG CGTGTGCGGGAGTACACGCTGACAGTGCAGGCGGCTGACCTGGATGGCGACGGGCTGACCACGACAGCACTGGCAGTGATCGAGATCGCAGACATCAATGACAATGCCCCTGAATTTGACCCTAAAACG TACGAGGCGGCCGTGCCGGAGAACGAGGCTGGGCGGGAGGTGGCCCGGCTGGCTGCCACTGACCTGGATGA CGAACACGCGGCGTGGCGAGCCATCTACTCCATCCTGCGCGGCAATGAGGGAGGT TCCTTCACCATCACCACGGACCCCACCAGCAATGAGGGTGTCCTCCGCACCAtcaag GGTCTGAACTATGAGGCCAAGAAGCAGTTTGTGCTCCACGTGGTTGTGGCCAACGAGGCCCCCTTTGCCGTGAAGCTGCCTACAGCCACCGCCACGGTGACTGTCAACGTGGAGGATGTCAACGAGGCACCTGTCTTCGATCCGCTGGTGCAGCTTGCCCAGGTGCCCGAGGACGTGCCGCCAGGGCAGACCCTTGCCTCCTGCATGGCCCAGGACCCTGACAAAGGCCAGGGGCAAAGGATCAA gTACCTGGTGGGGCATGACCCGGCGGGCTGGCTGACCGTGCACCCTGAGAACGGCCTCGTGATGGCACGGGACCACCTGGAC CGCGAGTCCCCCTTCACCAAGAACAGCACCTACACCGCCATACTGCTGGCCGTGGACGATG GCTTGCCACCCGCCACAGGCACGCGCAccctgctcctcaccctgcTGGACGTCAATGACCACGGCCCCGAGGCCGAGCCCCGGGACATCACCATCTGCAACCGcagtccccagccccaggtCCTCACCATCACCGACCGGGACCTGCCCCCCAACACCAGCCCCTTTCGTGCCGAGCTTACCCATGGCtctggggacagctggggcCGCGAGGTCGGTGGCGAAG GTGACACAGTCACCCTGCGGCTAGTGGCACCGCTGGAGCCAGATCTATACAGTGTCTACCTGCGGCTCCTGGACCGG GCGGCAAAGCCCCAGCTCACAGTCATCACCGCGCGGGTCTGTGACTGTGAGGGGCCAACACAGAGCTGTCCCCAGAGATCCCAGCCTGCCACTGGCCTGCCCTTCGTCCTCGCTGCCCTGGGCGCTCTCCTGGCTTGCTGCGTGA tcatgctgctgctgctgctgctcttcatgaggaggaggaaggtgacgaaggagccactgctgctgcccgAGGACGACACACGG GACAATGTCTTTTACTATGGAGAGGAGGGTGGC GGGGAGGAGGACCAG GACTACGACCTGCGACAGCTGCACCGGGGCCTGGACGCCCGCCCCCCGAGGTGCTGCTCCGCAATGATGTGGCCCCCACCCTCCTGCCGGCCCCCCCAGTACCGGCCCCGACCCGCCAACCCCGACGACATCGGCACCTTCATCGAGGAG AACCTGAAGGCGGCAGACACGGACCCCACGGCC CCCCCCTACGACTCCCTGCTGGTGTTTGACTATGAGGGCAGCGGCTCAGAGGCCACCTCGCTCAGCTCCCTCAACTCCTCTGCCTCCGACCGCGACCAGGACTACGACTACCTCAACGACTGGGGCAGCCGCTTCAGGAAGCTGGCAGACCTCTACGGCGGCGGGGAGGACGACGACTAG
- the DBNDD1 gene encoding dysbindin domain-containing protein 1 isoform X1, with amino-acid sequence MQAEARGDFCGRDQHPELGKETLATEHPVGTPTHGPAPETPGAPAEEQGGIPIPSTSLLQVTERRQPLSSVSSLEVHFDLLDLTELTDVSDQELAEVFADSDEENVAGELPGGERVGPAAACPSRPVHPSIPEPSVPAGLQLQAVPRAGYLRSPSWTRAREQGREKKHLSDPELPPGPPDACLPAERPREP; translated from the exons ATGCAGGCCGAGGCCAGAGGGGATTTCTGCGGCAGGGACCAGCACCCTG AGCTTGGCAAGGAGACCCTGGCCACAGAGCACCCGGTGGGGACCCCCACTCACGGGCCAGCACCAGAGACCCCCGGAGCccctgcagaggagcagggtggcatccccatccccagcaccagcctgctgcaggtCACTGAGCGCAGAC AGCCCCTGAGCAGCGTCTCCTCGCTGGAGGTGCACTTCGACCTGCTGGACCTGACGGAGCTGACCGACGTCTCGGACCAAGAGCTGGCTGAGGTCTTCGCCGACTCAGACGAGGAGAACGTGGCCGGAGAACTGCCCGGTGGTGAGCGAGTGGGGCCAGCCGCAGCCTgtccgtcccggcccgtccATCCGTCCATCCCTGAGCCGtctgtccctgcagggctgcagctgcaggccGTGCCGCGGGCCGGGTACCTGCGCTCGCCCTCCTGGACCCGCGCCCGGGAGCAGGGCCGGGAGAAGAAGCACCTCAGTGACCCGGAGCTGCCACCAGGACCCCCGGacgcctgcctgcctgccgaGCGGCCGCGGGAGCCCTAA